The Moorena producens PAL-8-15-08-1 genomic interval GATCCAGCGGTTGTGGCGCAGCCGCTTGCCACCAAATTCTCTGTAATCTTGGTGATTCTCCAAACCAGCAATTATCCCACGGGCTTTGACAACCACATGGGTAGGAAGGTTTTTTAAGTCAATGGGATCATCTTCAAAACTAGACTCCCACTGCTGTTTTTGCTGTTTTTTCTCTTCCCGTGCTCGGTTTTTTTGATCACATCGGTGGCATGTTTTACCATACCCCTTGTGGCCACACGGGAATGTTTTCTTTCGTCTTGGCATAAGACAGTAGTTCGGGTTAAACTCCCTAACCCGCTAATTAGGCTTCGGTATAAGCCATTCCATCAGAAAAAGGCAATTAGGGGGGGTAGTTGAACAAGATGGCAACTGATATCCCCTGGTATTTTATGTTAATTCAACAACTGCATCTATTTGAAGATTGTGCTGTTAGCATGAGGAAATCAGCTATTCAATCGGGTTTTTTGATGCCTTGAGTTCCCAACCAGCGTGCATTTACTGGAATTTGTATTATCTTTTGCTGATACTATTGATTTTGTGTGGCTGTAAACAAGCTCAGCCACAGGTTTCTCTTGAGCCCCCTCTGCCCCAAGACCCTTGGGTTCAGGCTTACTTTAATCATAGTAGGTCAGCCCAATACATAGATCCTTACCGGGGAGTAACTCGGGAGGGAGATAACTTGGAGCAAGTGATTGTGGATGCGATCGCATCAGCAAAGTCAACAGTAGATGTGGCGGTTCAGGAGTTGCGTATGCCCAGAATTGCCCAAGCTCTAGTAGAACGTAAGCAAGCTGGTGTCAAGGTCAGAGTCATTTTAGACAATAACTACAGTCTTCCGGTCAGTAAACTTACCGCTGAGTCAGTGGCAAAACTGCGCCAAAGAGAACGCTCACGCTACAATGAGTCCCTAATATTGATCGACCGTGACGGAGATGGTCAGCTGAGTGCAAGGGAAATTTCAGAAGGAGACGCTTTAATCATCTTAGGAAATGGTGGTGTACCTATGATTGATGACACAGCGGATGGTTCTCGGGGCAGTGGCTTAATGCATCATAAGTTTATAGTTATTGATAACAAAGTTTCTATTATTACCTCAGCCAACTTCACTCTTAGTGATCTACATGGTGACTTTCAGTTTCGAGAGAGTCGTGGCAATGCCAACAATCTGCTCAAGATTGACAGTGTAGAGTTAGCTAACCAATTCACCCAGGAATTTAACCTGATGTGGGGGGATGGTGCTGGGGGTAAACCAGACAGTAAGTTTGGTCTCAAGAAGCCATGGCGACCAGTAGAGCAGGTGACACTGGGGGATACCAGTGTGGGGGATACCAGTGTGGGGGATACGACTGTGGGGGATACAACTATCGCGATACAATTCTCCCCAACCTCCACTACCAAACCTTGGCATCAGAGTAGCAATGGTCTGATCGCTGAAATCCTTCCTCAGGCTAAGGAAACCATTCACATAGCTTTGTTTGTCTTTTCCGAGCAACGGCTAACTAATGTTTTAGAGGAATCCCATCAACAAGGTGTTAAGGTCAAAGCGCTAATTGAGCCAAGTTTTGCCTTTCGCTATTACAGTGAGGGTTTGGACATGATGGGAGTAGCTGTTGCTCACAAGTGTAAATATGAGACTGGTAAC includes:
- a CDS encoding DUF7682 family zinc-binding protein; its protein translation is MPRRKKTFPCGHKGYGKTCHRCDQKNRAREEKKQQKQQWESSFEDDPIDLKNLPTHVVVKARGIIAGLENHQDYREFGGKRLRHNRWIISIPVTRNYRMICHDQGSLLVPHAVLSHEDYNVGKPGG
- a CDS encoding phospholipase D-like domain-containing protein, translating into MLILLILCGCKQAQPQVSLEPPLPQDPWVQAYFNHSRSAQYIDPYRGVTREGDNLEQVIVDAIASAKSTVDVAVQELRMPRIAQALVERKQAGVKVRVILDNNYSLPVSKLTAESVAKLRQRERSRYNESLILIDRDGDGQLSAREISEGDALIILGNGGVPMIDDTADGSRGSGLMHHKFIVIDNKVSIITSANFTLSDLHGDFQFRESRGNANNLLKIDSVELANQFTQEFNLMWGDGAGGKPDSKFGLKKPWRPVEQVTLGDTSVGDTSVGDTTVGDTTIAIQFSPTSTTKPWHQSSNGLIAEILPQAKETIHIALFVFSEQRLTNVLEESHQQGVKVKALIEPSFAFRYYSEGLDMMGVAVAHKCKYETGNRPWRQPIATVGVPQLPEGDVLHHKFAILDGKIVITGSHNWSKAANTRNDETVLVIHSPMVAAHFEREFQRLYGKAVKGVPVRVQQKIKAQQQKCVPLDPHS